CTGGCTGGCATGACATCACCACCTCCTGTCCCTTTCCTTCACATCTCACTATCCCGCGATGCCTCGTCGAGGACCACAGAAACCGGTCAACTCGAGAAACGCCCTGCGCCACCGGCCCGCATCGCATGCCCGGCCCGAGCCTGGGAGAGTTTGCTGTCACCCTCGGATCCGGCTTCTTCGGCGGGCCGCGGAGTCCGCACCGGGCCGGGTGGCCGCGAGGCGGCGGATCTGGGCTGGGTGACCGTCCGGGATGCGGTCGGCGCGCTGCGGCCGAGCCGGCCCGACGATTCCCCGGTGGCCGCACCTGCTGCACCGGATCCGGAGCCGTCGCCGCTGCCTTCGGGCTCGGCGGAGGCCACCGCGCCGGACGTGGCGCAGACGATCAGCCCTGACGAGACGAGACAGGCAGCCGCGGTGACTCGCATGCGCGAAACCACGTCGTCACCACCCCTCACGGCATCTAGCAGCGCTCCGGTAACTCGTTTCGGCAATTGTCGCATACACCCGGACAACTGTTTGCTGCCGGACGTGATGCGCATCCCGGTGAGGGCACCGCCGGTGGTCCGGGCGGTGGGGCGATAGTGTTGGTCGCATCGTGGTGCCGTGTTCACGGCGATGCGGATGAGATCACCGGGAGGCAATGCCGATGGCCCTGTTCACGCGACGCAAGAGCCGGTCGGTTCGTCGAGCCGAGGCCCGGGCGATCAAACGCGCTACCAAGACCAAGGCAAAACTCGAGGCCAAACTCGCCGCCAAGAACGATGCCCGGCGCGTCAAGGCCGACCGCAAGGCGCAGGCACACGCTCTCAAAGCTCAGCTCAAGGCGCAGCGCGACACCGATCGCGCGGCCCTGAAGGTGGCGCAGACCCAGCTCAAGGCGGTCCAGGAGGGCAAACTGCTGTCGCCGCTGAGGATTCGCCGGTCGCTGACGGTGGCCCGGATGCTCGCGCCGGTGCTCGTGCCGGTGGCCTACCGCGGCGCCATCGCCGTCCGCGGGCTGCTCGACCAGCGCCGCGCGGATCAGCTCGGTGTGCCGCTGGCCCAGCTCGGCCAGTTCTCCGGACACGGTGCCATGCTGTCCGCCCGCATCAACGGTGCCGAGCAGGCCACCCGGCGGGTCGCCGAGAAGAACCCGAAGGACGCCGAGACGAAACAGTTCGTGGCCGCCATCAATGACCGGTTGACCGATCTGTCCGCCGCCGTGACCGCCGCGGAGAACATGCCGTCGGCCCGGCGGCGTGCCGCGCACGCGGCCATCAGCGATCAGCTCGACGGCATCGACGCCGACGTGCTGGCCCGCCTCGGCCTGGGCTGAGCAATGACCACCCCGATACGGATCCTGGCTCCGCTGCTGGCGCTGTTGTTGGCGGTGCTTGCGCTGGCAGGCGCGGGCCCGGCGTCCGCGCATGCGGCCCTGATCTCCTCGGACCCGGCCGCCGACAGCTCGCTGCCCACGGCTCCGACCCAGGTCAGCGCCACGTTCAGCGAGGATCTGCAGACCGCGTTCGCGGCGATGACCGTGGTCGGCCCGGACGGCAATCTGTGGTCCACCGGTGACGTGCGGGTCGACGGTCCCATCGCCACGGTCGGTCTGCGCCCGCTCGGGCCGGCCGGCACATACACAGCCAATTACCGCGTCACCTCCGCCGATGGTCATGTCATCAGCGGGTCGTGGTCGTTCGATCTGACCGTCGCCCAGACCGGTACGCCCGGGTCCTCGGTCGTGCCGGAACCGGCACCCGCGTCGGCACCGTCCGAGGCGGCCGATGACGGGCTGCCGGTATGGCCGTTCGTGGTCGGCGCGGTGCTGCTCGTCGGCGCCGGCGTGTGGTGGAGCCGACGCCGCACGTGACCCGTACCCGACGGGCGTGCCTGGGGGCCCTCGTCGTCGCGCTGAGCACGGTGCTGGCGTGGGCCCTCGCTCGTCCCGACCTGGCCCCGGCGGCCATGCTGGCCCGCATCGCCGCCGACGGCGCCGCCGTCGTGGTCCTCGGTCTCGCGGTGGTGCCGCTGCTGGAGGATTCGCGGCACCGGGCCGAACTCGCCAGCCGCAGTGCCGTCGTACTCGTGGTCGCCGCCTGGGTGTGGCTGGCGGCCGAGTTGGTCCGCCTGGTGACGACGGCGGCCGCCACCGCCGCGGTCGCGGTGACCGATCTGAGCGTGCGCACCACCACCGAGTTCATCGTGGCGACGGCGGCGGGTCGGGCCGATCTGATCTGTGTGGCCGCCGCCGCCGTGGTGGTCGTCGTGAGCATCGCGGCGCGCACCCCGCAGGCATCCGTGGTGGTCGCCGGTGTGGCCGCGGTCGGGACGGCGGCGCGCACGCTGACCGGGCATCTGTCCGAAAGTGCGCTCGGCGGCGTCGCGGTCACCGTGCACGCACTGGCTGCCGCCCTGTGGTGTGGCGCGTTGGCGGCGCTCGTACTCCTGATCGATCACCGCGGTCAGTGGGCCAGGGTGCTGCCGCGCTTCTCGGTGCTGTCGCTGTGGTCGGTGCTGGCGTTGCTGGCGGGCGGCCTGATCAGCGGTGTCCTGATGGTGGGTTCACCCGGTGCGCTGATCGGCACCGGATACGGCCGGTTGTTGCTGGCCAAGCTGGTGGTGACCGTCGCGTTGATGGCGCTGGCCTGGCAGAACAGGTCGCGGTGGCTGCCGTCGGCGCGAGGCCACCGGAGCACCGTCGAGGTGTCCACCCGCCGCTCGGACACCGAGCTGGCGCTGATGGCGGTGGCATTGACGCTGGCGGCCGCCTTGGCGGTCACGGGTTAGCGGCACCTCCGGGACTGGCATGATGGGAAACACTGCGCAACGAACCGCAAAGGAGCAGCCCCATGGCCGACGAGCAGGACCTTCCCGAACAGAAGGCGCCCGCCGATCAGGTCCCGGCCACGCCACCGGCCGGCGAGGCCCCCGTGAAGAAGGCTCCGGCGAAGAAGGCCGCGCCCGCAAAAAAGGCTGTGCCGGCCAAGAAGGCCGCGCCGGCGAAGAAGGCGGCCGCGAAGAAGGCCGCACCCGCCAAGAAGGCCCCACCGGCAAAGGCGGCGCCGCCCAAGGCGACGCCGGTCGAGACCACCCCGGTCGAGGCAGCGTCGGTTGCCCCTGAGCCCGCCGAGCCCGTCGAGCCGACCGCGGTCGCCAGGGAAGCCGCCAGAGAGGTTGCCGCACAAGCGAAGTCAGCGGTCGCCGCGGCGGTTCCCACACCGTCGGCGCTGTCGACCACCGAGCCCGCGCAGTCCCGGTTGCCGCTGGCGGTGGCGATCGGCGTCGGACTGCTGGCGATCATCGCGGTGCTGCTGGCCCGCCGCAGTTCCGACGAGGACTGAGTTCACCCGTCACGCGGACCGGCACGGTTCTTCCCCGATGTGGTGGTCGCTAGCATCATGAGGTGAGCATCGAACCCCGCGCGACCGCTGACCTTGTCGACGAGATCTACCCCGACGTCCGCAGCTGCGATCTGCAGTTGCGCAACTTCGGCGGTACCGCGCAGTTCGCCGGGCGGATCACCACGGTGCGCTGTTTCGAGGACAACGCGCTGCTCAAGTCGATCCTGTCCACGCCGGGCGACGGCGGGGTGCTGGTGGTCGACGGCGGCGGCTCGCTGCACACCGCGCTGGTGGGCGACATCATCGCCGGTCTGGCGGCCGAGAACGGCTGGTCCGGGGTGATCGTGCACGGCGCGGTGCGTGACGCGGCCGCACTGCGGACCATCGGCGTGGGTATCAAGGCGCTGGGCACCAACCCCCGCAAGGGCACCAAGACCGGTGCGGGCGAACGTGATATCGAGGTGTCGTTCGGCGGTGTCACGTTCGTGCCCGGCGAGGTCGCCTACAGCGACGAGGACGGGATCGTGGTCATCGCCGCACCCTCCTAGCGCGAGCTGGGGGTACCTCCCGCTTGCGGGGGAACACAGAATCGCCCACTTCCCTTCGGAAGTGGGCGATTCTGTGTCTGGTGGCTAGCCGGCCGCTACCGCCGCGCGGTGCTTGGTGAACAGCAGTGCGTCCTCGTCGACCTTGCCGTGCCGGATCAGCCGCAGGTCGAAGAAGTAGTTCTGCTTGAGCTTCCAGGGCGCCTCGGAGCCGGATTTCGGCAGCGTGTCGATGGCCCGGCGGAAGTAGCCCGGAGTGAAGTCCATGAAGGGCTGCTCGTCGACCGCGTCGCCGGGATGCTGCGGCTCCACCCGGTCGTAGCCGTTGGCGTCCATGTAATTGAGGACGCGGCAGATGAACTCGGAGACCAGATCCGCCTTGAGCGTCCAGGACGCGTTGGTGTAGCCGAACGTGATGGCCATATTGGGCACCCCGGAGAGCATGAGGCCCTTGTAGGTCATGGTCTTGGTCAGGTCGATCGGTTCACCGTTGCGGGTGGCGGTCGCACCGCCGAACAGCTGCATGTTCAAACCCGTTGCGGTGATGATGATGTCGGCCGCCAACTCGGCACCCGAGGTCAGCTTGATGCCGGTTTCGGTGAAGGTCTCGATGGTGTCGGTGACCACGTCGGCCTTACCGGACCGGATGGTCTTGAAGAAATCGCCGTTGGGCGCCAAGCACACTCGCTCATCCCACGGGTCATACCGCGGACTGAAGTGCTTCTCGTAGTCGAAGCCCTCCGGGAGCTTGCGGGTCGCCATGTCGCGCAGCGCCTTCTTGAACACCTTCGGGAAGCGGCGCGCCACCTGGTACTGGCCGGTGGCCATCGCGATCGCCTTCCAGCGGTTGACCACGTGCGCAACGTTCTTGGGCAGGTACTTGTTCGCTTTGGCGGCAATGGGATCCACCAGCGGCAGCGCCCCGATGTACGTCGGGGAGCGCTGCAGCATGGTGACGTGCCCGGCGCCCTCGTTCACCAACGACGGGATGAGCGTGATCGCGGTGGCGCCCGAACCGATGACGACGATCTTCTTGCCGGCGTAGTCCAGATCCTCGGGCCAGTGCTGGGGGTGGATGACCTGACCTTTGAAGTCCGCGGCGCCGGGGAACTCGGGCGCATAGCCCTCGTCGTAGTTGTAGTAGCCACTGCACACCGACAGGAAGGATGCGGTCAGCTGCTTACGCTCACCGCCGGCCTCGATGTTGACCGTCCAGCGGTTGTCGGCGTCCGACCAGTCCACCGAGGTGACGCGGTGCCCGGTGCGGATGTGCTTGTCGATGCCGTTCTCTTGCGCGGCCTCGTTGATGTAGTTCCAGATGGACTCCCCGTCGGCGATGGCCTTGGCCGACGTCCACGGCTTGAACCGGAATCCGAGGGTGAACATGTCGGAGTCCGACCGGATGCCGGGGTATTTGAACAGGTCCCAGGTGCCGCCGATGTTCTCGCGGCGCTCCAGGATGGCGTAGCTCTTGGTCGGACAGCGGTCCTGCAGGTGCCAGGCCGTGCTGATGCCGGAGATGCCGGCGCCGACGATCACAACGTCGAGGTGTTCAGTCATGGTACCGACGGTATCAACATGGTGTTGAGTCGGTCAACGGTGTGTCGAGAAAGTCGACACGGTGTTAAGGTGAAGCCCGTGTCCATCGCCAGCACCGGCCGCGGCCGCCGGGCCGCTCGCCCCTCCGGGGATGAACGGCAGCAGGCGATCCTGGACACCGCTGCCCGACTGATCGGGCAGCGGTCCTTCGCCGACATCTCCGTCGACGATCTGGCCAAGGGCGCCGGGATCTCCCGGCCGACGTTCTACTTCTACTTCGCCTCCAAGGAAGCGGTCCTGCTGTCGCTGTTGGACCCGCTGATCAAGCGTGCGGACACCGGCTTCGACGATGCACTGGAATCCATGCCGACCGAACCTCGCGAGGCCATCCGCCGCGGCATCGAGATCTTCTTCAGTTCCTTCGGCTCGCATCCGGCCACCGCCCGCGCCGGCGCGGAGGCTGTGAACACCAGCCCGGAGTTCCGCGCCATCTGGGCCGGCCTGATGCAGAAGTGGATCAATCTGACGGCCGCCCTGATCACGGCCGAGCGGCAGCGTGGCGCGGCGCCGGTTACCCTGCCCGCCCTCGATCTGGCCACCTCGTTGAACCTCATGAACGAGCGGATGATGATGGCGGCCCTTACCGACGAGCGGCCCTCGGTCGAGCCCGATCGGGTCGTCGAGACCCTCACCCACATCTGGTTGACGAGCATCTACGGCATCAGTTCCTGAGCTGTCAGACCTCCGTGCGAACATATGTTCGTGTCCGGAGCGCGGGTTGCTGACGGGGCCCACATCCTGCACGCCGATCTCGACTCGTTCTACGCCTCGGTCGAGCAGCGTGATGACCCCTCGCTGCGCGGTCGACCGGTCATCGTCGGCGGCGGCGTTGTGCTGGCCGCGAGCTACGAGGCCAAGGCGTACGGCGTGCGCACCGCCATGAACGGTGGCCAGGCCCGGCGGCTGTGCCCCCAGGTGATCGTGGTCCCGCCCAGGATGCGGGCCTACACCGAGGCCAGCCGGGCGGTGTTCGAGGTGTTCCGGGACACCACCCCGCTCGTGGAACCGGTGTCGGTGGACGAGGCCTTTCTCGACGTCGGCGGCCTGGGCCGGGTGTCGGGGACTCCGGTCCAGATCGGCGCACGGCTACGCGAGCGGGTCCTGGTCGACGTCGGGCTGCCCATCACGGTCGGGATCGCCCGCACCAAGTTCCTCGCCAAGGTCGCCAGCCAGGAGGCCAAGCCGGACGGGCTGCTCCTGGTGCCGCCGGACCGGGAGCTGGCCTTCCTGCACCCGCTGCCGGTCCGCCGGCTCTGGGGTGTCGGCGCCACGACCGCGGAGAAGCTGCGGCTGCACGGCATTCACACGGTGGCCGACGTGGCCGAACTCAGCGAGCCTGCGCTGGGCACCATGGTCGGACCCGCCATGGGCCGGCAGCTCTTCGCGTTGGCGCACAACATCGACCGTCGCCGCGTGGTGACCGGGACGCGGCGCCGGTCGGTCGGCGCCCAGCGCGCGCTCGGCCGGTCCGGAAACACCATGTCTGATCAGGAGATCGACGCGGTGGTGGTGAATCTGGTGGACCGCATCACCCGGCGGATGCGGGCGGCGGGGCGCACCGGGCGCACGGTGGTGCTGCGGCTGCGGTTCGACGACTACGGCCGGGCCACCCGCTCGCACACGCTGCCGCGCGCCACCTCCTCGACCGAGGCGG
This region of Mycolicibacterium diernhoferi genomic DNA includes:
- a CDS encoding DUF6474 family protein; amino-acid sequence: MALFTRRKSRSVRRAEARAIKRATKTKAKLEAKLAAKNDARRVKADRKAQAHALKAQLKAQRDTDRAALKVAQTQLKAVQEGKLLSPLRIRRSLTVARMLAPVLVPVAYRGAIAVRGLLDQRRADQLGVPLAQLGQFSGHGAMLSARINGAEQATRRVAEKNPKDAETKQFVAAINDRLTDLSAAVTAAENMPSARRRAAHAAISDQLDGIDADVLARLGLG
- a CDS encoding copper resistance CopC family protein; its protein translation is MTTPIRILAPLLALLLAVLALAGAGPASAHAALISSDPAADSSLPTAPTQVSATFSEDLQTAFAAMTVVGPDGNLWSTGDVRVDGPIATVGLRPLGPAGTYTANYRVTSADGHVISGSWSFDLTVAQTGTPGSSVVPEPAPASAPSEAADDGLPVWPFVVGAVLLVGAGVWWSRRRT
- a CDS encoding copper resistance D family protein, whose translation is MTRTRRACLGALVVALSTVLAWALARPDLAPAAMLARIAADGAAVVVLGLAVVPLLEDSRHRAELASRSAVVLVVAAWVWLAAELVRLVTTAAATAAVAVTDLSVRTTTEFIVATAAGRADLICVAAAAVVVVVSIAARTPQASVVVAGVAAVGTAARTLTGHLSESALGGVAVTVHALAAALWCGALAALVLLIDHRGQWARVLPRFSVLSLWSVLALLAGGLISGVLMVGSPGALIGTGYGRLLLAKLVVTVALMALAWQNRSRWLPSARGHRSTVEVSTRRSDTELALMAVALTLAAALAVTG
- the rraA gene encoding ribonuclease E activity regulator RraA, with the protein product MSIEPRATADLVDEIYPDVRSCDLQLRNFGGTAQFAGRITTVRCFEDNALLKSILSTPGDGGVLVVDGGGSLHTALVGDIIAGLAAENGWSGVIVHGAVRDAAALRTIGVGIKALGTNPRKGTKTGAGERDIEVSFGGVTFVPGEVAYSDEDGIVVIAAPS
- a CDS encoding flavin-containing monooxygenase, translated to MTEHLDVVIVGAGISGISTAWHLQDRCPTKSYAILERRENIGGTWDLFKYPGIRSDSDMFTLGFRFKPWTSAKAIADGESIWNYINEAAQENGIDKHIRTGHRVTSVDWSDADNRWTVNIEAGGERKQLTASFLSVCSGYYNYDEGYAPEFPGAADFKGQVIHPQHWPEDLDYAGKKIVVIGSGATAITLIPSLVNEGAGHVTMLQRSPTYIGALPLVDPIAAKANKYLPKNVAHVVNRWKAIAMATGQYQVARRFPKVFKKALRDMATRKLPEGFDYEKHFSPRYDPWDERVCLAPNGDFFKTIRSGKADVVTDTIETFTETGIKLTSGAELAADIIITATGLNMQLFGGATATRNGEPIDLTKTMTYKGLMLSGVPNMAITFGYTNASWTLKADLVSEFICRVLNYMDANGYDRVEPQHPGDAVDEQPFMDFTPGYFRRAIDTLPKSGSEAPWKLKQNYFFDLRLIRHGKVDEDALLFTKHRAAVAAG
- a CDS encoding TetR/AcrR family transcriptional regulator, coding for MSIASTGRGRRAARPSGDERQQAILDTAARLIGQRSFADISVDDLAKGAGISRPTFYFYFASKEAVLLSLLDPLIKRADTGFDDALESMPTEPREAIRRGIEIFFSSFGSHPATARAGAEAVNTSPEFRAIWAGLMQKWINLTAALITAERQRGAAPVTLPALDLATSLNLMNERMMMAALTDERPSVEPDRVVETLTHIWLTSIYGISS
- the dinB gene encoding DNA polymerase IV, which gives rise to MFVSGARVADGAHILHADLDSFYASVEQRDDPSLRGRPVIVGGGVVLAASYEAKAYGVRTAMNGGQARRLCPQVIVVPPRMRAYTEASRAVFEVFRDTTPLVEPVSVDEAFLDVGGLGRVSGTPVQIGARLRERVLVDVGLPITVGIARTKFLAKVASQEAKPDGLLLVPPDRELAFLHPLPVRRLWGVGATTAEKLRLHGIHTVADVAELSEPALGTMVGPAMGRQLFALAHNIDRRRVVTGTRRRSVGAQRALGRSGNTMSDQEIDAVVVNLVDRITRRMRAAGRTGRTVVLRLRFDDYGRATRSHTLPRATSSTEAVLAAARELVAAAAPLIAERGLTLVGFAVSNIDADGAAQLELPFAGPADPIALDAAVDMVRQRFGNASVTRGVLLGRDPGLEMPMLPD